The following proteins are encoded in a genomic region of Flammeovirga pectinis:
- a CDS encoding 3-oxoacyl-ACP synthase, with translation MIDKEFKKRLKQHLKESVIQKIKTSENAMDSAQQAANIETRSTAGDKYDTSRAMMHLEKDKMAEQLAKSVQQLRVMEALKEEESETIQPGNLIVTPNGNYYLSISIGQVNFEDQVIFAISAQSPIGKLLVGKAKNDGVLFNGRKILIKNVL, from the coding sequence ATGATCGACAAAGAATTTAAGAAAAGATTAAAGCAGCACCTTAAAGAGTCTGTAATTCAGAAAATTAAAACTTCTGAGAATGCGATGGATTCTGCACAACAAGCAGCAAATATAGAAACTAGAAGTACTGCTGGAGATAAGTATGATACTTCTCGTGCTATGATGCACTTAGAAAAAGATAAAATGGCAGAGCAATTGGCCAAAAGTGTACAACAGTTGCGTGTTATGGAAGCGTTAAAGGAAGAGGAATCAGAAACTATTCAACCTGGTAACTTAATAGTTACTCCAAACGGTAATTACTACTTAAGTATAAGTATTGGCCAGGTAAATTTTGAAGATCAAGTAATATTTGCCATTTCTGCCCAATCACCAATTGGTAAATTACTAGTTGGAAAAGCAAAAAATGATGGTGTACTCTTTAATGGAAGGAAAATTTTGATTAAAAACGTCTTATAA
- the leuS gene encoding leucine--tRNA ligase produces MSEYNHNSFEPKWQKYWQENNIYKVDIDKSKPKYYALDMFPYPSGAGLHVGHPMGYIASDIVSRFKRLKGFNVLHPMGFDSFGLPAEQYAIETGQHPAITTEANIKTFKGQMNKIGFSFDWSREVQTSSPEYYKWTQWIFEQLFNAWYDKDANKAKDIKELIAQFEANGSAGINAEKDDNATDFTAEEWKNFSEAEKATILLQYRLTFLSEAMVNWCPALGTVLANDEVKDGVSERGSHPVERKKMKQWMMRITAYADRLLGNLDGLNWSDALKEMQRNWIGKSIGCELDFKVAEKDITLTAFTTRVDTIFGVSYVVIAPEHELVAELTTDNQKAAVEEYVETAKNRSERDRQSDVKTVSGVFTGSHVINPITGEEVPLWIADYVLSGYGTGVVMAVPSSDDRDFRFAEKFDLPIIRVIEGTEDMENPTEVKRGKMINSGFLNGLGTDEAIRVAIDKALELGVGKQKVNFRIRDAVFSRQRYWGEPVPVYFDENDNPQLVPDNQLPLNLPEVENYLPTEDGDPPLGNAKDWKFDNKFGYELTTMPGWAGSSWYFLRYMDPQNKEAFVSKEAAEYWNQVDLYVGGTEHATGHLLYSRFWNMFLYDMGFISHEEPFKRIVNQGMIQGRSNFVYRVKGTNQFVSYGLRKDYDVQELYVDVNIVTNDELDTEAFKKWRPDYANAEFILEDGKYMCGSVVEKMSKSKYNVVNPDVVIEKYGADTLRLYEMFLGPIEQSKPWSMQGIDGVWKFLRKLWRLFYTDEGKLIVVDGKATDAELKILHKTIKKAGEDMESLSLNTTVPAFMVCVNELAAAKCHKKEVLEQLLIIVSPFAPHIAEELWQDALGNTASIVTESFPEFNPALLVEASHTYPVSINGKMRVKLDLPMDISQEDAKAAVFANEIVQKWVEDKPIKKFIFVPKRIVNIVV; encoded by the coding sequence ATGTCTGAATATAATCATAATTCATTCGAGCCTAAATGGCAGAAATACTGGCAAGAAAACAATATCTATAAAGTTGATATTGATAAAAGTAAGCCAAAATATTACGCATTAGATATGTTCCCTTATCCTTCTGGAGCTGGTCTTCATGTAGGTCACCCAATGGGATATATCGCTTCTGATATTGTTTCTCGTTTTAAAAGGTTAAAAGGATTCAATGTTCTACATCCAATGGGATTTGATTCATTTGGTCTTCCTGCAGAACAGTATGCTATCGAAACTGGTCAGCATCCTGCAATTACAACGGAGGCTAATATCAAGACTTTTAAAGGGCAAATGAATAAAATTGGTTTCAGTTTTGACTGGAGTCGTGAAGTTCAAACATCGTCTCCTGAATATTATAAATGGACACAATGGATTTTTGAACAATTATTCAACGCTTGGTACGACAAAGACGCTAATAAAGCAAAAGATATAAAAGAGTTGATTGCACAATTTGAAGCAAATGGTTCTGCTGGAATCAATGCCGAAAAAGATGACAATGCAACAGACTTTACTGCTGAAGAATGGAAAAACTTTTCTGAAGCGGAGAAAGCTACCATTTTACTTCAATACCGTCTAACTTTCTTATCAGAAGCAATGGTAAACTGGTGTCCTGCATTAGGAACTGTACTTGCTAATGATGAAGTAAAAGATGGTGTTTCTGAAAGAGGTAGCCATCCAGTTGAACGCAAGAAAATGAAACAATGGATGATGCGTATCACAGCATATGCAGATCGTCTATTAGGAAATTTAGATGGCTTAAATTGGTCAGATGCTTTAAAAGAAATGCAACGTAACTGGATTGGTAAATCAATTGGTTGCGAATTAGATTTTAAAGTAGCTGAAAAAGACATTACACTTACTGCATTTACTACACGTGTAGACACAATTTTTGGTGTTTCTTATGTAGTAATTGCTCCTGAGCACGAATTAGTTGCTGAATTAACAACTGATAATCAAAAAGCAGCAGTTGAGGAGTATGTTGAAACAGCTAAAAATAGATCAGAACGTGATCGTCAATCTGACGTAAAAACTGTTTCTGGTGTATTTACTGGTTCTCATGTCATCAATCCTATCACTGGAGAAGAAGTTCCTTTATGGATTGCTGATTATGTATTATCTGGTTACGGAACAGGTGTGGTAATGGCTGTGCCTTCTTCTGATGACCGTGATTTCCGTTTTGCTGAAAAATTCGATTTACCGATAATTCGTGTAATTGAAGGAACAGAGGATATGGAAAACCCTACTGAAGTTAAAAGGGGTAAAATGATCAATTCTGGCTTTTTAAATGGCTTAGGAACTGATGAAGCTATCCGAGTTGCCATTGATAAAGCATTAGAGTTAGGAGTTGGTAAACAAAAAGTCAACTTCCGTATTCGTGATGCAGTATTCTCTCGTCAGAGATATTGGGGCGAACCAGTTCCTGTATATTTTGATGAAAATGACAACCCTCAGCTAGTACCTGATAACCAATTGCCATTAAACTTACCAGAAGTAGAAAACTACCTTCCAACAGAAGATGGTGATCCTCCTTTAGGTAATGCTAAAGATTGGAAATTTGACAATAAATTCGGTTACGAATTAACTACTATGCCTGGTTGGGCTGGTTCTTCTTGGTATTTCTTACGCTATATGGATCCTCAAAATAAAGAGGCATTTGTAAGTAAAGAAGCTGCTGAATATTGGAACCAAGTAGATCTTTATGTTGGTGGTACAGAACACGCAACTGGACACTTATTGTACTCGCGTTTCTGGAACATGTTCTTATACGATATGGGCTTTATTAGCCATGAAGAGCCATTTAAACGTATTGTAAACCAAGGAATGATCCAAGGTCGTTCTAACTTTGTTTACAGAGTTAAAGGTACAAATCAGTTTGTTTCTTATGGCTTAAGAAAAGATTACGATGTTCAAGAGCTATATGTTGATGTTAATATCGTTACTAACGATGAATTAGATACAGAAGCTTTCAAAAAATGGAGACCAGATTACGCTAATGCGGAATTCATTTTAGAAGATGGTAAATATATGTGTGGATCAGTTGTAGAAAAGATGTCAAAATCTAAATACAATGTTGTGAATCCAGATGTTGTTATCGAAAAATATGGTGCTGATACACTTCGTTTATACGAAATGTTCTTAGGACCTATTGAGCAATCAAAACCATGGTCAATGCAAGGTATTGATGGTGTTTGGAAATTCTTAAGAAAGCTATGGAGATTATTCTATACAGACGAAGGGAAATTGATTGTTGTAGATGGTAAGGCTACAGATGCTGAATTAAAGATCTTACATAAAACGATCAAAAAAGCAGGAGAAGATATGGAAAGCTTAAGCTTAAATACTACTGTTCCTGCATTTATGGTTTGTGTAAACGAATTAGCTGCAGCTAAATGCCATAAAAAAGAAGTTCTTGAGCAATTATTAATTATTGTCTCTCCTTTTGCACCACATATTGCAGAGGAATTATGGCAAGATGCACTCGGAAATACTGCAAGTATTGTTACTGAAAGTTTCCCTGAGTTTAACCCTGCTTTATTGGTAGAAGCATCACATACTTACCCAGTTTCTATTAATGGTAAAATGCGTGTTAAGTTAGATTTACCAATGGATATCTCTCAAGAAGATGCTAAAGCAGCTGTTTTTGCAAATGAGATTGTTCAGAAATGGGTTGAAGATAAACCAATCAAAAAGTTTATTTTTGTTCCTAAACGTATTGTAAATATTGTTGTATAA
- a CDS encoding transglutaminase-like domain-containing protein gives MKRIILSLLSLLLLFGCSEKYDGINSEYHILLDQALVKAGTNKTEITKALETTPLDHKNGMAFLVAYMPKRDLQTLSAKYLTENVELAYKAKKEFPWGKTIPDSIFYNDVLPYALMNERRDDWRQDFYNRFAPIVKNCTSVEEAIKILNDTIIDVVAVKYSTEREKPDQSPYESIDQGLASCSGLSVLLADAFRAVGIPSRLAGTPKWTLKEGNHNWNEVYVNGQWKFTEYYPSGLDKGWFLPDAGAADETKPENWIYASSWKPAEYAFPLVWDFDIKYVHAHNVTDRYLGLWNDEQKKLAALDGKIPVRVKMFKNKQCTLIGDNRVASQVTLSIKNKVIDNGTTAGPTKDMNDILQFYLEKGKKYTITYQAENGLPVSKDIIAEDTPIDLTLFKSI, from the coding sequence ATGAAACGAATTATTCTATCATTATTAAGCCTTCTACTATTATTTGGATGTTCAGAAAAATATGATGGCATTAATAGTGAATATCATATTCTATTAGACCAAGCACTTGTTAAAGCTGGTACTAATAAAACAGAAATTACTAAAGCACTTGAAACTACTCCATTAGATCATAAAAACGGAATGGCTTTTCTAGTAGCTTATATGCCTAAAAGAGACTTACAAACTTTATCTGCTAAATACTTAACTGAAAATGTTGAGCTAGCATACAAAGCAAAAAAAGAATTCCCTTGGGGTAAAACAATACCAGATTCTATTTTTTACAATGATGTTCTTCCTTATGCTTTAATGAATGAACGACGTGATGATTGGAGACAGGATTTTTATAATCGTTTTGCTCCAATAGTAAAAAACTGTACCTCTGTTGAAGAAGCAATTAAGATCTTAAATGATACTATTATTGATGTTGTTGCTGTAAAATACTCTACCGAAAGGGAAAAACCAGATCAATCTCCATACGAATCTATTGATCAAGGTTTAGCATCTTGCTCTGGTTTATCGGTATTATTAGCAGATGCTTTTAGAGCTGTTGGTATTCCATCTAGATTAGCTGGCACACCAAAATGGACTTTAAAAGAAGGTAATCATAACTGGAATGAAGTTTATGTAAACGGGCAATGGAAATTTACGGAATACTACCCTTCGGGATTAGATAAAGGATGGTTTTTACCGGACGCTGGAGCTGCTGATGAAACAAAACCAGAAAATTGGATTTATGCATCTTCATGGAAACCTGCTGAATATGCCTTCCCTTTAGTATGGGATTTTGATATTAAATATGTACATGCTCATAATGTTACAGATAGATATTTGGGACTTTGGAACGATGAACAAAAAAAGTTAGCCGCACTTGATGGTAAAATTCCTGTTCGTGTCAAAATGTTTAAAAATAAGCAATGTACACTAATTGGAGACAACAGAGTCGCGTCTCAAGTAACATTATCTATAAAAAATAAAGTGATAGATAATGGCACTACAGCTGGTCCTACAAAAGATATGAATGATATTTTACAATTTTATTTAGAAAAAGGAAAGAAATATACTATTACTTATCAAGCTGAAAATGGCTTACCAGTTTCTAAAGATATTATTGCTGAGGATACTCCTATTGACCTAACTTTGTTTAAGTCAATCTAA
- a CDS encoding NUDIX domain-containing protein — MESKKIASKSDVEKTFGHRLRVRVCGLLIENDSVLIAKHLSIGKRGVFYAPPGGGLEYGESVEDALKREFLEETGLEITIKEFMFTHEFFDLPLHGIELFFLVERKSGKLITGVDPEMENGKQTIDNMSFIDFNTLQELHVEEKHHLFRHCNSLNDLIKMKGFYSNLKENS, encoded by the coding sequence ATGGAAAGTAAAAAAATAGCAAGTAAATCAGATGTTGAAAAAACATTTGGACATCGACTTCGAGTAAGAGTTTGTGGACTTTTAATAGAAAATGATTCAGTTCTAATAGCTAAACATTTATCTATCGGTAAGAGAGGTGTTTTTTATGCTCCTCCCGGTGGTGGCTTAGAATATGGAGAATCTGTTGAAGATGCTTTAAAAAGAGAATTCTTAGAAGAAACAGGACTCGAAATTACTATCAAAGAATTTATGTTTACACACGAGTTTTTTGACCTTCCGCTCCATGGTATAGAATTATTTTTTTTAGTAGAAAGAAAAAGCGGAAAATTAATTACAGGAGTTGATCCAGAAATGGAAAATGGCAAACAAACCATTGATAATATGTCATTTATTGATTTTAATACATTGCAGGAACTGCATGTAGAAGAAAAACACCATTTATTCAGACATTGTAATTCGTTAAATGATCTTATCAAAATGAAAGGTTTTTATTCCAATTTAAAAGAAAATTCGTAA
- the pyrR gene encoding bifunctional pyr operon transcriptional regulator/uracil phosphoribosyltransferase PyrR, with protein MAKVSILHSQLLDITISRLSQQLIENHGDFSNTVIIGLQQGGIILSDRIRQRIFELSNTTVPVGQLDITFHRDDFRRGDNILTPSKTDIPFLIEDMNVILIDDVVFTGRSIRSALDAMMAFGRPSKVELLCLVDRKYSRDLPIEPTYVGKVVNSIQSQYITAEWKEEGHDEDTLWLINK; from the coding sequence ATGGCAAAAGTAAGTATTTTACATAGTCAATTACTTGACATTACAATTAGTAGGTTAAGTCAACAATTGATAGAAAATCATGGTGACTTCTCTAATACTGTCATAATTGGTCTTCAGCAAGGAGGAATTATTCTTTCTGATAGAATTAGACAACGTATTTTTGAACTGTCTAATACTACTGTACCTGTGGGTCAGTTGGATATTACATTTCATAGAGACGACTTTAGAAGAGGAGATAATATTCTTACTCCAAGTAAAACAGACATTCCTTTCTTAATAGAAGATATGAATGTAATTTTAATTGATGATGTTGTCTTTACTGGAAGATCAATCCGTTCTGCTTTAGATGCCATGATGGCTTTTGGTCGTCCATCGAAAGTTGAATTACTTTGTTTAGTAGATAGAAAATATAGTCGAGATTTACCAATTGAACCAACGTATGTCGGTAAAGTTGTAAATTCAATTCAGTCGCAATATATTACTGCTGAGTGGAAAGAAGAGGGTCACGATGAGGACACTCTTTGGCTTATTAATAAATAA
- a CDS encoding aspartate carbamoyltransferase catalytic subunit, which translates to MLSTKHLLGIKDLTKEDLELIFQTADQFKEVINRPIKKVPSLRDITIANVFFENSTRTKLSFELAEKRLSADVINFSSSGSSVKKGETLLDTVNNILSMKVDMIVMRHSSPGAPHFLAKHIDATILNAGDGTHEHPTQAILDTYSIREKLGSVEGKKVVIVGDILHSRVALSNIFALQKLGAEVMVCGPHTLIPKYIRDLGVIVEHDLKKALQWCDVANMLRIQMERQLVKNFPSIREYSQNFGLNKEIIESLDKEIVVMHPGPINRGVEITSDVADAENAIILDQVENGVATRMAALYLLAGKS; encoded by the coding sequence ATGTTAAGTACAAAGCACCTTCTAGGGATTAAAGATCTTACAAAAGAAGACCTTGAACTCATCTTTCAAACTGCAGATCAGTTTAAAGAAGTAATTAATCGTCCTATTAAAAAAGTACCTTCCTTACGTGATATTACTATTGCCAATGTATTTTTTGAAAACTCAACAAGAACTAAACTATCTTTTGAGCTTGCAGAAAAACGATTATCGGCAGATGTAATTAACTTTTCATCTAGTGGAAGTTCTGTAAAAAAGGGAGAAACCTTATTAGATACCGTAAATAACATTTTATCAATGAAAGTTGATATGATTGTTATGCGTCACTCTAGTCCGGGGGCCCCTCATTTCTTAGCAAAACATATTGATGCTACAATATTAAATGCTGGAGATGGCACACACGAACATCCAACACAAGCAATTTTAGATACTTACTCTATCCGTGAAAAACTTGGTTCAGTAGAAGGAAAAAAAGTAGTTATTGTAGGAGACATTTTACATTCCAGAGTAGCTCTTTCTAATATTTTTGCCTTACAAAAACTAGGTGCTGAAGTAATGGTTTGTGGACCTCATACATTAATACCAAAGTACATCAGAGACCTTGGAGTTATTGTTGAACACGACCTCAAAAAAGCATTACAATGGTGTGATGTGGCTAACATGTTACGTATCCAAATGGAACGTCAACTGGTTAAAAACTTCCCTTCAATTAGAGAATATTCTCAAAATTTCGGTTTAAATAAAGAAATTATAGAATCACTCGATAAAGAAATTGTAGTTATGCACCCTGGTCCTATAAACCGTGGAGTAGAAATTACTTCTGACGTTGCCGATGCAGAAAATGCCATCATCCTTGATCAGGTGGAAAATGGTGTTGCTACTAGAATGGCAGCTTTATATTTGTTGGCTGGAAAATCATAA
- a CDS encoding LytR/AlgR family response regulator transcription factor: MKNTSSSITCVIIDPDKLLQEVLISYIDQIPYLKLVAVFNSPLVADQFLENNNAELLFVSTDFDQINGIEWVRSLENSTQVVFLSNTKEKAVDTYELDALDYLLKPTSFERFYKTAIKARVKIKANQIQESITVEKCIFVRSENRINKIHISDIQFIESQNNYINIVTEERQYITLMKLKDIHLRLPSEMFIRIQKSFIININYVKAIEGNSVVINDNLFTISRNLKKEVINSFTQGQLI, from the coding sequence ATGAAAAATACCTCATCGTCTATTACATGTGTCATAATAGACCCTGATAAGCTATTACAAGAAGTTTTAATAAGTTATATAGATCAGATACCTTATTTAAAACTTGTTGCCGTTTTTAATTCGCCACTGGTTGCAGATCAATTTTTAGAAAATAACAATGCTGAATTACTCTTTGTCAGTACAGATTTTGATCAAATTAATGGAATTGAATGGGTAAGATCATTAGAAAATTCTACACAGGTAGTTTTCTTATCTAATACTAAAGAAAAAGCTGTAGATACTTATGAACTTGATGCATTAGATTATCTTTTAAAACCAACTTCGTTCGAAAGGTTTTATAAGACGGCTATTAAAGCTAGAGTTAAAATTAAAGCTAATCAAATTCAAGAATCAATAACTGTTGAGAAATGTATTTTTGTAAGGTCAGAAAATCGAATTAATAAAATACACATTTCTGATATCCAATTTATTGAATCACAGAATAATTACATAAATATTGTTACTGAAGAAAGACAATACATAACATTAATGAAGCTAAAAGATATCCATCTAAGGTTACCTAGTGAAATGTTTATCCGTATTCAAAAATCATTTATTATTAATATTAACTATGTAAAAGCAATAGAAGGCAATTCTGTTGTTATTAATGATAACCTTTTTACAATTAGTAGAAACCTTAAAAAAGAAGTGATCAATTCTTTCACTCAAGGTCAGCTAATATAA
- a CDS encoding ABC transporter permease, with amino-acid sequence MKALLQIIKREFKLFFSNNVLLAVFFGAPIFFGILIGYTYQQASVKNLSIAVIDQDNSPLSSSIIDALDENFYLSVDKVTADDKDLKKDLPSFEAIVRIPEGFEGDVNYKRHPHIQIEVNGANMITGNYANIGIRTVLGTINAGAEIVSLQKQGIPFETAKEQWEVFAIDNSRYFNGTSNYLLFMLPGVMGAVMQQVFLLGLALTFSYEHENKTFGELSKITKNPFIVFLGKAIPYWVLGMFLWGVIQVTLLPFFKIPTPTNISALLITTSVFILSLTCLGMLVSWIVPSQLKATEALMVVSTPSFILSGFTWPLEAMPAWIQAFSNCIPLTYFLQALRKLINYDTSLGDLTYQLNSMLIISLITGVATLILITLKLNKKPVNK; translated from the coding sequence ATGAAAGCATTATTACAAATAATTAAAAGAGAATTTAAATTATTCTTCTCCAATAATGTATTGCTCGCAGTATTCTTTGGAGCACCAATATTTTTTGGAATATTAATAGGTTATACCTATCAGCAAGCCAGTGTTAAGAATTTATCTATCGCAGTTATTGATCAAGATAATTCGCCTTTAAGTAGTTCAATTATAGATGCTTTAGATGAAAATTTTTACTTATCGGTAGATAAAGTTACAGCTGATGATAAAGATTTAAAAAAGGATTTACCGTCTTTTGAGGCAATTGTACGAATTCCAGAAGGTTTTGAAGGAGATGTTAATTATAAAAGGCATCCACACATTCAAATAGAGGTGAATGGAGCTAATATGATTACTGGTAATTATGCTAATATTGGAATAAGAACTGTATTAGGGACTATAAATGCAGGGGCAGAAATTGTGAGTCTTCAGAAGCAAGGAATTCCTTTTGAGACAGCAAAAGAACAATGGGAAGTTTTTGCAATTGATAATTCTAGATATTTTAATGGTACATCCAATTATTTGTTGTTTATGTTACCAGGGGTAATGGGGGCTGTAATGCAGCAGGTGTTTTTATTGGGATTGGCGTTAACTTTTAGCTATGAACATGAGAATAAGACTTTCGGAGAACTTAGTAAAATCACTAAAAATCCATTTATAGTTTTTTTAGGTAAAGCTATTCCTTATTGGGTATTAGGTATGTTTCTTTGGGGTGTAATTCAAGTAACATTACTTCCCTTCTTTAAAATCCCAACACCAACTAACATAAGTGCTTTATTAATTACTACTTCAGTATTCATATTGTCACTTACTTGTTTAGGTATGCTAGTTAGTTGGATTGTTCCTTCTCAATTAAAGGCAACAGAAGCATTAATGGTTGTTTCTACTCCAAGTTTTATTCTATCTGGATTTACTTGGCCATTAGAAGCAATGCCAGCTTGGATTCAGGCATTTTCAAATTGTATTCCACTGACTTATTTTCTACAGGCACTTAGAAAGTTGATAAACTATGATACTTCTTTAGGAGATCTGACCTATCAACTTAATTCAATGTTAATTATTTCATTAATAACAGGTGTAGCAACATTGATATTGATTACACTAAAGTTGAATAAAAAACCAGTTAATAAGTAG
- a CDS encoding HlyD family secretion protein, giving the protein MKYIYLSLATLLIFSSCTKAPEQESKLKGKVKRTAVYVASKVPGRIVSVNVEKGEIVEQGDTLAIIDLPEAEAKLMQANGAVKAAKAQYEMAFNGATKNQIDQVDAAYTASKEQFEFAEKSYQRIKEMYDEELISSQKHDEVYTKYQMAKAKYEGTAAKKREVEAGVRNEKQRMALGQLERAKGALKEVNIALSERFIIAPKKMRVESMALQQGELALPGYNIFSGYAEGTTYFRFVLPEEEVLKYKVGDVVTVYSPFDSSISLKGKVGSIKEEMSFATRKSMNPTYDVDQSLYELKFLPVNAKKADKLLTNITLLMDKIN; this is encoded by the coding sequence ATGAAATATATATACTTATCATTAGCGACGTTGCTTATTTTTTCTTCTTGTACAAAGGCTCCAGAACAAGAAAGTAAGTTAAAAGGAAAAGTAAAAAGAACTGCAGTTTATGTAGCCTCTAAAGTTCCTGGTCGAATTGTATCTGTAAATGTAGAGAAAGGCGAAATTGTTGAACAGGGTGATACACTAGCAATAATAGATTTACCAGAAGCAGAAGCAAAATTAATGCAAGCTAATGGTGCAGTTAAAGCGGCTAAAGCTCAATATGAAATGGCTTTTAATGGAGCAACAAAAAATCAAATTGATCAAGTAGATGCAGCATATACAGCTTCAAAAGAACAATTTGAATTTGCAGAAAAAAGCTATCAAAGAATAAAAGAAATGTATGATGAGGAATTGATTTCTTCTCAGAAACATGATGAGGTATATACAAAATACCAAATGGCAAAAGCAAAATATGAAGGGACTGCAGCTAAGAAAAGAGAAGTTGAGGCTGGTGTTAGGAATGAAAAACAACGTATGGCTTTAGGACAGCTTGAAAGAGCAAAAGGAGCTTTAAAAGAGGTAAATATAGCGCTATCGGAAAGATTTATTATCGCACCTAAAAAAATGAGAGTAGAATCAATGGCTCTACAACAAGGTGAATTGGCATTGCCGGGTTATAATATATTTTCTGGCTATGCAGAAGGGACAACTTATTTTAGATTTGTTCTGCCAGAAGAAGAAGTGTTAAAGTATAAAGTTGGGGATGTTGTAACAGTGTATTCTCCATTCGATTCATCTATATCTTTAAAAGGTAAAGTGGGGTCTATTAAAGAAGAAATGTCTTTTGCTACAAGGAAATCTATGAACCCAACTTATGATGTTGATCAATCGTTATACGAACTTAAATTCCTTCCTGTAAATGCTAAAAAAGCAGATAAATTACTTACGAATATTACTTTATTGATGGATAAAATTAACTAA